A region from the Bacillus thuringiensis genome encodes:
- a CDS encoding IS6 family transposase produces MEKKNWFKWKHYQPDIILLTVRWYLRYNLSFRDLVEMMEERGLSISHTTIMRWVHLYGSELDKRIRRYLKQINDSWRVDETYIKVKGQWVYLYRAVDSKGNTIDFFLNKTRDQKAAKRFFKKALRSFHVSKPRVITVNKNPAYPIAIEQLKKEKSIPDGMQLRQQKYLNNIVEQDPRFIKKRIRSMLGFKCFDTATSILSGVEAMHMIKKEQIDLRDQSVQNQKEFIHQLFGLAI; encoded by the coding sequence ATGGAAAAGAAAAATTGGTTCAAATGGAAGCACTATCAGCCTGATATTATTTTATTAACGGTAAGATGGTACTTACGGTACAACCTAAGTTTTCGTGATTTGGTGGAAATGATGGAGGAACGGGGTTTATCCATTTCTCATACAACGATTATGCGTTGGGTTCATCTGTATGGTTCTGAATTGGACAAACGGATCCGACGTTACCTCAAACAAATAAATGACTCTTGGAGAGTCGATGAAACATATATCAAAGTAAAAGGTCAATGGGTGTACCTATATCGTGCTGTTGATTCGAAAGGAAACACAATTGATTTTTTCCTAAACAAAACAAGAGACCAGAAGGCTGCAAAGCGCTTTTTCAAGAAAGCTTTGCGGTCTTTTCATGTTTCAAAGCCACGTGTTATAACAGTCAATAAGAACCCAGCTTATCCTATAGCAATTGAACAGTTGAAAAAAGAAAAAAGCATACCTGATGGTATGCAACTTAGACAACAAAAGTACTTGAATAACATAGTAGAACAAGATCCTCGCTTTATAAAGAAGCGAATCCGTTCTATGCTAGGGTTCAAATGTTTTGACACAGCTACATCCATTCTTTCTGGAGTCGAAGCTATGCATATGATTAAAAAAGAACAGATTGATTTACGGGACCAGTCTGTCCAAAATCAAAAAGAATTCATCCATCAATTGTTTGGACTTGCAATATAA